The nucleotide window GCGCCGGGTCGGATCCGGGCCAGCGCCTCGGCCAGTTCCGGCGCCAGGGGAGCGCCGTCGGCGAGCTCCTCCACGATCGGGTAGGCCGGCGGCACGATCACCGTGTCCGCGGTGGCCAGCGCCTCGGCGCCGTGCTCGACGTACAGCGAGTAGTCCTCGGTGGTGGTGACCGGGCCGGCGGTGATCCCGCAGGTCACGACCTCGTACAGGGGCTCCAGGTCCGGCCCCGGCGCCGCGCCGAACAGCCGTGCCGGGATGCCCAGGTCGAAGGGGATCACGCCGTCGAGCGCCAGGACCACGACGCGGTGCCGCGGACGCTCGGGACGCTCGGGACGCTCCGGGTCGGCGTCGAGCGGTGTCGTGCGGTCGGTGCGGCAGGGGCCGGTGAGCTGAGCCATGGCCCGATTCTTTCACATGTTGGCCATCGGGCCACTGTCGAGCACCCGGTCCGGTCCGCGACCGTGGAGTCATGAACGAAGACACGACTATGCGAGCGATCGTCGCCACCGAGCCCGGCCCGGCGAGCGTCCTGAAGGAGACCCGGGTCCCCAAGCCCCAGCCCGGAGGCACCGAGATCCTGGTCCGGGTGCACGCCGCGGCCATCAACCCGGCCGACTGGAAGACCCGTGCCGGCGGCGGCTGGGCCGGCCGGAGCGACGTCACCGACCAGGGCCCGATCCTGGGTTGGGACGTCTCCGGCGTGGTGGAGTCGGTCGGCCGCGGCGTGACCCGGTTCCAGCCCGGCGACGAGGTCTTCGGCATGCCCCTGTTCCCGGGCTTCCCCGGCGGCTACAGCGAGTACGTAGCCGCGCCGTCCCGCCAGTTCGCCGCCAAGCCCGCGGGCCTGACCCACGTCCAGGCCGCCGCCCTCCCGCTGGCCTCGCTCACCGCCTACCAGGCCCTGCACGACTTCGCGAAGGTCCGCCCCGGCCAGAAGGTCCTGATCCACGCCGCGGCCGGCGGCGTCGGCCATCTCGCGGTGCAGATCGCCAAGGCTCTGGGCGCCCAGGTCGTCGGCACCGCCAGCGCCGCCAAGCACGACTTCCTGCGCGGGCTCGGCGCCGACGAGGTGATCGACTACCGCGAGGTGGACTTCGCCGAGACCGTCACCGGCGTCGACGTCGTCATCGACGCCATCGGCGGGGACTACTTCGACCGCTCCCTGCGCACCATGAACTCCGGCGGCACTTTCGTGGCCCTGAGCTACGACGTCAGCGCCGAGATGAAGGCGCGAGCCGCCGAGCGCGCAATCGTGGCCGACTTCATGCTGGTCGAGCCCGACCTCGGCGGTATGACCGCGATCGCCGCGCTGGTGGCCGAGGGCCGCCTGCGTCCGGTGATCGAGGCGGAGCTGCCGCTGGCCGAGGCGGCCAAGGCGCACGAGCTGGGGGAGACGAACCGGGCCTCCGGCAAGATCGTGCTGGCCGTCGTGGAGGACTGAGCGCCTGCTCACAACCCGCATGCGCGCCCCAGGTCTCCCCCGAGAGACCTGGGGCGCGCATGTGTGCGCGAACCCCTTCGCACATCGCCGATGACCAGCGGCCGGCAGACGCGCCCCGAGCATCGGCGCACCCCTTTACCCAGATCACGCGCAAGTAACTCCTGCGATCAAGGATTGAGTCCGAAGGATTTTCTTCGTTAGACTGGCCGTACGTAAGTTCTTCCACAACACGTCTGATGATCGGATCATGCGTTCCGTCATCCCGACCCCGGCGAGGTGACACATGCGGCAGCACACGGGAATCCTGCGAGTCCTGTTCGACGAGGCTCATAGCGAGGCCTGGACCATCGATCCGGCCCGAGCCCTGGCCATGAACCCGGTGAACCCGGCCGACGCCGGCTACACGCATGCCGCCGACCTGCTGCGCGTGCGCGGCTACAGCGTCGCCGCGCACCTGGACGAAGCGTTCACGCCCGAGTCGCTGGCCGGTTCCGACGTGCTGGTGATCGCGCACCCGGCCGATCCGGCGCGCGAGCGCACCACCGGGATCGGAACCCCGGTCCTCACCCCGGCCGAGCTGGACGTGCTCCAGGCCTACGTGGCCGCCGGCGGCGGTCTGGTGCTGCTGGCCGACTCCGAGCAGGACAACGGCTCCAACCTGGCCGCGCTGCTGGGCCGATTCGGCGTGGGCATGGACCACTTCACGGTCCAGGACGCCACCCGCCGCCACCAGGGCAACGCCCGCTGGGTGCTGGCCGAGCGCGCCGCGCTGCCGGAGAGCCGCCTGGAGCCCGAGGACGTGCTGGCCGGCGTCGCCGAGGCCTGCTTCTACCGCTCCGGCACCCTGTTCACCGCCGAGGGCGCGGACGTCGTCCCGCTGCTGAACTCCTCGCCCACCGCCGACCCGGCCGACCGGCCGCTGGCCGTGGGCGTGCGCTTCGGCAAGGGCCGGGTCGCGGTGTTCGCCGACTCGGACATGTTCGGCGACGACTCGATCGCCG belongs to Catenulispora sp. MAP5-51 and includes:
- a CDS encoding NADP-dependent oxidoreductase, which gives rise to MNEDTTMRAIVATEPGPASVLKETRVPKPQPGGTEILVRVHAAAINPADWKTRAGGGWAGRSDVTDQGPILGWDVSGVVESVGRGVTRFQPGDEVFGMPLFPGFPGGYSEYVAAPSRQFAAKPAGLTHVQAAALPLASLTAYQALHDFAKVRPGQKVLIHAAAGGVGHLAVQIAKALGAQVVGTASAAKHDFLRGLGADEVIDYREVDFAETVTGVDVVIDAIGGDYFDRSLRTMNSGGTFVALSYDVSAEMKARAAERAIVADFMLVEPDLGGMTAIAALVAEGRLRPVIEAELPLAEAAKAHELGETNRASGKIVLAVVED